A section of the Pseudomonas fluorescens genome encodes:
- a CDS encoding DUF969 domain-containing protein produces the protein MQTVVNLWPLIGVLVIVVGFVLRFNPLLVVTAAAIATGFAAHFPLEKILATMGDGFLQTRALQLILLLPLAVIGLLERHGLRLHAQNWIARFERATVGRLLIIYLFVRESTAAMGLTSLGGHPQMVRPLLAPMAEGAAEKRFGKLPDKVRHKVLAMCAATDNVGLFFGEDIFVAFGAIALMHTFLLGSGIDVEPLHIAVWGIPTAICAFIVHAIRLHRFDRRLTRELTAATPATAQAEAAQ, from the coding sequence ATGCAAACTGTTGTGAACCTTTGGCCGCTGATTGGCGTGCTCGTCATCGTGGTCGGCTTTGTGTTGCGCTTCAATCCGTTGCTGGTGGTGACGGCAGCGGCCATTGCCACCGGGTTTGCCGCCCACTTTCCCCTGGAAAAAATTCTCGCCACCATGGGCGATGGCTTCCTGCAGACCCGCGCCTTGCAACTGATCCTGTTGTTGCCCCTGGCCGTTATCGGCCTGCTGGAGCGCCATGGTCTGCGTCTACATGCGCAGAACTGGATTGCGCGCTTCGAGCGCGCCACTGTCGGGCGTCTGTTGATCATCTATCTGTTTGTTCGCGAATCCACGGCAGCCATGGGTTTGACCAGTCTTGGTGGCCATCCGCAGATGGTGCGCCCGTTGCTGGCCCCCATGGCTGAAGGGGCTGCCGAAAAGCGCTTTGGCAAGCTGCCGGACAAAGTGCGCCACAAGGTCCTGGCAATGTGTGCCGCTACTGACAATGTGGGGCTGTTTTTTGGTGAAGATATCTTCGTGGCCTTTGGTGCGATTGCACTGATGCACACCTTCCTCTTGGGCTCGGGCATTGATGTCGAACCGCTGCACATTGCGGTGTGGGGCATCCCCACGGCCATTTGTGCGTTCATTGTCCACGCGATACGTTTGCACCGCTTCGACCGAAGGCTGACGCGCGAGCTGACGGCCGCTACGCCAGCCACCGCTCAGGCGGAGGCCGCGCAATGA
- a CDS encoding TonB-dependent siderophore receptor, with amino-acid sequence MSQSFLRAPVRLSLLASSLLLSQWSLAESAPVDFDVPAASLEKSLNAVARQSSAQILFASEITTGKTAPALRGRYTLQEALERLLGKSGLTVQARDEQTFLVVQGDTAKAAQAQDSGQATMELASLTISASRLDSDVVPQARQVNVIEHKQLEQLRQGSDSLATLLAKSVPGMADSSRTITDYGQTLRGRTMLVLVDGVPLNTNRDSSRNLANIDPALIERIEVIRGSSAIYGAGATGGIISITTRPAGGEPRATTSLSAVSPLSKLGSDGLGGQLQHHVTGSQGMVDYALDFGARRIGASYDAKGHRLAPEPSQGDLFDSNTYNIGGKLGLRIDDVQRIQLSASHYNAEQDTDYTSDPSVARLPAGSVPARPLSGLSLAEQNQIKNTLLNLEYAHSDVFGGTLNTQFYYRDYFTRFTPFDARAVATRGRNVDQVMQNSEVFGSRVTLRTPLGSQGNTELLWGADFNQERSDMPIDIFDPQAYDASGGRVFDKIGKLTYMPDLTTRSLGGFAQLQHKLNDQWSVEGGVRYEYATAQYDDFIPLSESAATSPATVRGGKVHYDSVLSNISLTYSPVAGQEIYAAFSQGFQLPDIGVQMRNARRGFDIGSSNLEPVKTNNYELGWRGALGEQTLASLAVFYTTSKLGDVQSFNNGLILTRTKERIYGVEGSADWLTDDERWGAGGTFTWIKGREQPEGRDWQDMTGYRIPPLKLTAYLEFKPTEDWSNRVQATYFDGADYRLDGVASFGRRKVDSYTTVDMISQYQLSENDQVSLGIQNLFNRSYYPLYSQLMRSSNNTSHLPAPGTVLTASYTHQW; translated from the coding sequence GTGAGTCAGTCCTTCCTGCGTGCGCCGGTGCGCCTGTCCTTGCTGGCCAGCAGCTTGCTCCTGAGCCAATGGTCGTTGGCAGAGTCTGCGCCGGTTGATTTCGATGTCCCGGCCGCATCGTTGGAGAAGTCCCTCAATGCCGTGGCCCGGCAATCCTCGGCACAGATTCTGTTCGCCAGTGAAATCACCACAGGCAAGACCGCGCCAGCGCTACGGGGTCGCTACACGTTGCAGGAAGCCCTTGAGCGGTTGCTCGGTAAAAGTGGGCTGACTGTACAGGCGCGGGACGAACAGACGTTCCTTGTGGTCCAGGGCGACACGGCCAAGGCCGCCCAAGCCCAGGATTCCGGGCAGGCCACAATGGAGTTGGCCAGCCTGACGATCAGCGCATCGCGGCTCGACAGCGACGTGGTGCCCCAGGCTCGCCAGGTCAATGTCATCGAGCACAAACAGCTGGAGCAACTGCGCCAGGGCTCGGACAGCCTCGCCACGTTGCTGGCCAAAAGTGTTCCGGGCATGGCCGACTCAAGCCGCACCATTACCGACTACGGGCAGACTCTGCGCGGGCGTACGATGCTGGTCCTGGTCGATGGTGTTCCGCTCAATACCAACCGCGATTCCTCGCGCAACCTGGCGAACATCGACCCGGCGCTGATCGAGCGTATCGAAGTGATCCGTGGCAGCAGTGCGATCTACGGTGCAGGTGCGACCGGTGGCATCATTTCTATCACCACCCGTCCCGCGGGTGGCGAGCCGCGTGCTACCACCAGCCTGAGCGCTGTCTCGCCCCTGAGCAAGTTGGGCAGTGATGGCCTGGGCGGCCAGTTGCAGCATCACGTAACCGGGTCCCAGGGCATGGTGGATTACGCCCTGGACTTTGGCGCCCGGCGCATTGGCGCCTCCTACGATGCCAAGGGGCACCGACTTGCACCAGAACCCAGCCAGGGTGATCTGTTCGATTCCAACACCTACAATATTGGCGGCAAACTGGGCTTGCGTATTGATGACGTCCAGCGCATCCAGCTTTCTGCCAGCCATTACAATGCCGAGCAAGACACTGACTATACCTCCGACCCGTCTGTGGCCAGGCTTCCTGCGGGCTCGGTGCCCGCACGCCCGTTGTCCGGCCTTTCGTTGGCCGAGCAGAACCAGATAAAGAACACCTTGCTCAACCTGGAGTACGCCCACTCCGACGTATTTGGCGGCACGCTCAATACGCAGTTCTACTACCGCGACTACTTCACTCGGTTTACGCCGTTCGATGCCCGCGCAGTGGCGACACGCGGGCGCAATGTCGACCAGGTCATGCAGAACAGTGAAGTGTTCGGTAGCCGCGTCACGCTACGCACGCCTCTGGGGAGCCAGGGCAATACGGAATTGTTGTGGGGCGCTGACTTCAACCAGGAGCGCAGCGACATGCCTATCGATATCTTCGACCCACAGGCCTATGACGCCAGCGGCGGCAGGGTGTTTGACAAGATCGGCAAGCTCACTTACATGCCCGACCTGACAACCCGCAGTCTCGGCGGCTTTGCACAGTTGCAACATAAGCTCAACGACCAATGGTCGGTGGAGGGCGGTGTACGTTATGAATACGCTACCGCCCAATACGATGACTTTATCCCGCTCTCGGAGTCGGCAGCGACCTCGCCGGCCACTGTCCGCGGGGGCAAGGTTCATTACGATTCGGTGCTGTCCAACATCAGTCTGACTTACTCACCGGTAGCGGGCCAGGAGATCTACGCGGCGTTCAGCCAAGGTTTCCAATTGCCCGATATCGGTGTGCAGATGCGTAATGCCCGGCGTGGATTCGATATCGGTTCTTCCAACCTGGAACCGGTGAAAACCAACAACTATGAGTTGGGATGGCGCGGTGCGCTGGGTGAACAGACATTGGCTTCGCTGGCGGTGTTCTACACCACCTCCAAGCTTGGGGATGTGCAGAGCTTCAACAATGGCCTGATCCTGACCCGTACCAAAGAGCGAATTTATGGGGTTGAAGGCAGTGCCGACTGGCTGACCGACGATGAGCGCTGGGGCGCTGGTGGCACCTTTACCTGGATCAAGGGCCGGGAGCAGCCCGAAGGCCGTGACTGGCAGGACATGACTGGGTACCGCATCCCGCCGCTCAAACTGACTGCCTACCTGGAGTTCAAACCGACCGAGGACTGGAGCAACCGTGTGCAAGCCACCTATTTCGACGGCGCCGACTATCGCCTGGACGGTGTTGCAAGTTTTGGACGGCGCAAGGTCGACAGTTACACCACCGTCGATATGATCAGCCAATACCAACTCAGTGAAAATGATCAGGTCAGCCTGGGGATCCAGAACCTGTTCAATCGCAGTTACTACCCGCTCTACAGCCAACTGATGCGTAGTAGCAACAACACCAGCCACCTGCCTGCGCCGGGTACGGTACTGACCGCAAGTTACACACATCAGTGGTAA